The following are from one region of the Cytobacillus firmus genome:
- a CDS encoding DUF2188 domain-containing protein, with protein sequence MERNNNNIHSGEQKQYFKDRAGTDEARFHVVPHDEEGWAVKKEGQDEPEYTSDSQSDAVEEAKRMAEDAGTMAILHNEDGKIEDLLNYEVK encoded by the coding sequence ATGGAAAGAAATAATAACAACATTCATAGTGGCGAACAGAAACAATATTTCAAGGACCGGGCAGGAACAGATGAAGCGAGATTCCATGTAGTACCGCACGATGAAGAAGGGTGGGCAGTCAAAAAGGAAGGTCAAGACGAGCCTGAGTACACTTCAGATTCACAGTCAGATGCTGTTGAGGAAGCAAAGCGCATGGCTGAGGATGCAGGCACAATGGCCATTCTGCATAATGAGGACGGAAAAATTGAAGATCTGTTAAATTATGAAGTTAAATAA